Part of the Georgenia sp. TF02-10 genome, CTGCGCTCCGGCGAGGCGTCGATGTCCCTGGTCCGCCTGCCGGTGGACCGGGCCGGCCTGCACGTCATCCCCCTCTACCGCGAGGTGCCGGTGGTGGTGGCCGCCAAGGAGCACCCGGTCGCTGCCTTCGAGGAGGTCGACGTCGCCGACCTGGCCGAGGAGCACCTGCTGCAGGACCCGGCCGACGTGCCGGAGTGGCGGGCGGTGGCCCGCGAGGTCCGCGACGGCGGCCGGGCGCCGGTGGCGCCGATGAGCGTGCCGGCGGCGGTCGAGGTGGCCGCGTCCGGCGCGGGGATCCTCATCCTGCCGATGTCGCTGGCCCGGCTGCACCACCGCCGGGACGTCGTCCACCGGCCGGTGACCGGCGTCGCCCCGTCCGAGGTGGGCCTGGCCTGGCTGGCCGGCAACGAGGACCCGCGGGTGGAGACGTTCGTCGGCATCGTCCGCGGGCGGACCGAGCGCAGCTCGCGGGGCAACCAGCCGCCGTCGCCCGCCGCCACCGGGACGACGGCGGGTCGGGAGCAGGCCGCGACGGCGGGTCGGGAGCAGGCCGGCCGGGCGCCCGCCCGGAGGGCACGGCCGGGACGAGCAGGTCGGCCGGGCGGGCGGGGCGGGCACGGACGAAGGCGCCCCCGCTGAGCCGGCGACGGCTGCCCCGAACGGCCGGTCGTCGGGGTCGCCGGCGCCCGGGTCACGGCCGAGATCCTCGGTGGCCCCGAACGTGGTCCGGGTGTGCGTCGGGGTCTACGGCGTCGCCGGTCTCGGTGCGGCCGCCCCCTACGTTGATGCGGATGCGCACGCGGACGCGGGGAGGTTGGTGACACGAGCATGGTGGGGTGGTTGGGTTCGCCGGACGGGATGAGAGCACACCCGCGGGTGTCACCCTGGCGGACGCTGCTCCGACGTTCGGTGCAGATGGCCCACCCGGGCCGTCGGCCCGACCCGACCGCAGAGGGAGTCCGACATGAAGTACGTCATCCTGATCCACTCCAACCCCCAGCCGTGGGGCCATCCCACCGGTGACTTCGTCACCGAGAACCGGGCCCTGCCCGCCGAGCAGCGGGAGGCGATGAACACCGCGTTCGAGGCCCTGCTCACCGAGCTGCAGGAGAAGGGCGAGCTCGTCGGCGACGAGGCGCTCGGCGACCCGGCCTCGTCGGTGCTGTACCGCTGGCACGACGGCGCGCCGCTGCCCTCCGACGGCCCGTACTCCGAGGCGAAGGAACACCTCGCGGGCTTCTTCCTCATCGACGTGGAGAACGTCGAGCGCGCCGAGGAGATCGCCGCGCAGTTCGCCGGCCCCGGCGAGACGATCGAGCTCCGCCCCACCATGTGGCCCGGTGGCGAGGAGGCGTGAGCGCGGCACCGGCCGGCCGCTGAGCCTCGCCATGCACCCCAACGACGTCGAGGACGTGTGGCGGCACGAGTCGCCGCACGTCCTCGCGGCGCTGCTGCGCCGGCACGGCGACCTCGCCGACTGCGAGGACGCCGCGCAGGAGGCGGCCGAGGCCGCGGCACGGCAGTGGCCGCGGGACGGCGTGCCGGACAACCCACGGGGCTGGCTGGTGCGCGTCGCCTCCCGGCGGCTGATCGACCGGGTCCGCGCCGACCTGGCGCGCGCCGCCCGGGAGGAGGCCGTCGGGCGGCGCGAGGCGGCCGCGGACCTCGTCCCGGCAGCGGATGCCGGCGTGGACGCGGATGCGGACCGCGACGACTCCCTGCTCCTGCTGCTGCTCTGCTGCCACCCGAGCCTGAGCCGCCCGTCCCAGGTCGCGCTCACGCTGCGGTCGGTGGCCGGCCTGACCGCCGCGCAGGTCGCGGCCGCCTACCTGGTGCCGGAGCCGACGATGAAGCAGCGGCTCGTCCGGGCCCGTGCCACTCTGCGGGAGGCCGGCGCCCGCTTCGAGCTGCCCGGGCCCGAGGCCCTGCCGGCACGGGTCGCGGCCGTGCTCGACGTCTGCCACCTCATGTTCACCGAGGGCTACACCCGCAGCGGCGGGACCGAGCTGGTCGACACCGCGCTCGCAGAGGAGGCGATCCGGCTCACCCGGATGCTGCGGACCGCCCTCCCGGACCACGACGAGGTGACCGGTGCCCTGGCGCTCATGCTGCTCACGTCGGCGCGGACCGCCGCACGTGCCGACGCCCACGGTGACCTCGTGCCGCTGGCCGAGCAGGACCGCTCGCGCTGGGACGGCGCCCGCATCCGCGAGGGCACGGGCCTGCTCGAGGACGTGCTGCCGCGCGGCCACGTGGGTCGCTACCAGCTCCAGGCGGCGATCGCCGCGGTGCACGCCGAGGCACCCACCTGGGCGGAGACGGACTGGCTGCAGATCACCCTGCTCTACGCGATGCTGGCCGAGGTGGCACCAGGGCCGGCCGTCACGCTGAACCGGGCGGTCGCCGTCGCCATGACCCTCGGCCCCACCGCCGGGCTCGACCTGATCGCCCCGCTCCTGGCCGACCCGGCGATGGCCCGCCACCACCGCACCCACGCCGTGCACGCGCACCTGCTCGAGATGACCGGCGAGGCGACGGCGGCCGCGGAGGCGTACGCCCGCGCCGCCAGCCTCACCGCGAGCCTCCCGGAGCAGCGGTACCTGCTCGCGCGCCGACGCGCCCTGACGGGCGGCGAGAGCCCGGACGCAGGCTAAGCAACAGCACGGACGCGGGCTCGGCGGGGGCGCGGCCGCCGGCCCGGCGCCGTGCTTCGACGGCTCCCCGCCGCGGGCGGTCCGGCGCGCGCACGGCGCGCCGGACCGTCACCGCCGGACCGTCACCGCCGGACCGTCACTGCCGGACCGTCACCACCGGACCGTCACCGCAGGTGCATCATCACCACCACGGGAACCAGGGGAACAGCCGCCGGAACAGGTCCCCGAGCCAGCGGAAGAACTCGTCGATCGGCGACGGCGGCTCCTCCGGCGGCTCCTCGTCCCCGGCCACTGTCACCGGCAGGGTCACCGTGGTGCCGGTGGTCTCGTCGGTGACGACGAGGTCGACCGTCCCCTCCAGGCCCTCCGGGACCGTCACCCGCACCTGGGCCCGGCCCACCTCGTCGGTGGTGTCGACGATGGTCAGGTCCACCGGGGCGGTGCCCACGGCCGTGCCGCCGAGGGTGATGGTCACCGTCTCCGGCTTCGGCTCGGTGGTGGAGAACGCCAGCGAGGACAGGTCCACGGCGATCTCCTCGCCCGCCGCGTACTCCGCGGCGGGGTCGGAGACCCAGTTCACCCCGACGGCCCGCTGCCGGTAGTCCGGGCTGAGGGACCCGAACTCGTCGAGGTAGTCGACCATGGCGGCCAGGTCGGACTGGCCGGTGTCGGCGGTGCCGGTGCCCTCCGCCAGGGTGGTGAAGTTGTCACCGCCCCCGGCGAGGAAGGAGTTGGCGACCACCGTGTAGGTGGCGGCCGGGTCGAGCGGCTCCCCGTCCAGGGTCACGCTGAGGATCCGCTCGCCCACCGGGGCGTCCGGGTCGTAGGTGTAGGACAGCCCCGCGGAGACCCCGAGCTTGAGGAAGGGCCGGGAGGCGCCGGCCGGCTGCCACTGCTCCTCCAGCACCTGCTCGACCTGCGCCCCGGTCAGGTTGGTGGTCACCAGGGTGTTCGCGAACGGCTGGACCACCGCCGCCTCGCGGTAGGTCACCACGCCGTCGCCCTCGCCGGCGGACTCGGCGTAGGTCAGGTCGGCCCGCAGCCCGCCGGGGTTCATCACCGCGAGGTCGGCCTCGGCGTTGGTGCGCTGCGCCGCCCAGAGGTGGACGTCGGCCACCGCGTTGCCGAGGGTGGACTCCCCGCCGCGGTTCTCCGAGCCGTTGGACTGCCGGGCCCGGTTGAGGTCGGCGGTGATCTCCCCGAGCGGGACGGCGCCGAGGACCTCCGCCTGGGCGACGGCCTCGTCGACGATCGCCTGAACCTCCGGGTCGCCCGGGCAGAAGGTCTGCCGGGGGACGGGCGGGGTCGCGCCGGGGTTGCCCGGCTCGGGCACCAGGTCCACGTTCTCCGCGGTGGAGGCGGTGACCTCGCCGGTGGCGCGGTCGACGGTGAGGGTCAGGTGCCCCAGCTGCTCGCCGTACTGCCCGGTCTGGGTCACCCACCGGCCGTCGACGTCGTGCACGTAGGCCTGGTGGGTGTGGCCGGAGATGATCGCGTCGATGCTCTCGTGCGCGCCGGCGACCAGGTCGCCGAACGGGGTGCCGTCGGCCGAGGCGAGGTCGGGGGTGGGGGCGCCGTCGTGCACCAGCACGACGACGACGTCGGCCTCGTCGTTGGCCTCGTCCCCGTCGGAGAGCTGGGCGGCGTAGGCGTTGACCGCCTCGCCCATGTCGGTGAAGGTCAGGCCCTCGATCCCGGCCGGGGAGACCAGGGTGGGCATCTCCTCGGTGATCGCCCCGACGAACCCGACCCGCAGCCCGCCGACCTCCTCGATGTGGTACGGGTCGTAGACCGGGGCGCCGGCGTCGTCGACGATGTTCGCCGCGATGTAGGGGAAGTCCGCGGCGCCGAGCACCCGGTTCTCCACGTCGGCCCGGCCGCGGTCGAACTCGTGGTTGCCGAACGCCGAGACGTCCAGCCCGATCGCGTTGAGCACGTCCAGGGTCGGCTGGTCCTGCTGGACGAAGGACGTGAAGGTCGAGGCGCCGATGTTGTCCCCGGCGGAGACGAACAGGGTGTTGGGGTTCTCGGCGCGGAAGTGGTCGACGGCGCAGGCCAGGACGGCCCCGCCGGCGGACTGCCCGTCCGCCTCGATCCGGCCGTGGAAGTCGTTGATCGACAGCAGCGAGATGTCCACCGTCGGCGCGGCCGCGGGGACGTCGAGGGCGACCAGGATCGGGTTGTGGTCCGAGGAGCGGAACGGGCTGCCCGGGGTGACGTGCTCGCTGGCGAAGTAGTTGTACCGGGAGTACTCGGCCAGCACCGACTCCTCGGCGTTGATGCCCCAGACGTCGACGTCGGCGACGTCCTCGGCGGCGCCGCCGCTGACGAACACGTGGTCCAGCGAGCCGACCTTGCCGTCGTAGACGTAGGTCGCCTCCTGCCGGCCGGCGTTGACGTTGGTGTAGCCGGCGGCCTCGAGCACGTCCAGCGGGGACTCCTCGGTGTAGGAGTTGAAGTCCCCGAGGAGCAGGACGTCCTCGGTGTCGGCGTCGTCGGCCACCTCCTCGGCGAACGCGACCAGCGCGGCGGCCTGGGCCTCCCGCTCGGCGTTGAAGCAGCCCTCGACGGGCTCCGGGTCGCAGTCCCCGCCCTTGGACTTGAAGTGGTTGGCCACGGCCAGGAAGGTGTAGCCGCTGCCGACGGCGGTGAAGGCCTGGGCGAGCGGCTCCCGGGCGTCGGCGAAGGCCGGGTCGCCGGTGAGCACCACGGACTCCCCGGCCAGGGCGACGGCGGCCGGCCGGTAGATGAAGGCCGTGCGGATGACGTCCTGCTCGGCCAGGTCGGGCAGCGTGGCCGGGGACGGGGCGTAGGCCCAGGTGCCGGGGCCGGCGGCGGCGTTGAGCGCCTCGACCAGCGCGGCCAGCGCGGCGTCGCGGTCCTTGCCGAACTTGGCCGAGTTCTCGATCTCCTCCAGGGAGACGACGTCGGCGCCCAGGGCGTTGATCGCCGCGACGATCTTGTCCTGCTGGCGCTGGAGGTTGGCGGCGTCCCAGGCCCCGCGGGCGTCGCAGCCGCCGGCGACGGAGATGGGGTTGCCGGCGCGGTCGGTGTAGGGCTCGCAGCCCGGCAGGTCCGCGCCGAGGGTGGTGAAGTAGTTGAGCACGTTGAAGGTGGCGACCGTGAGGTCCCCGCCGGTCAGGTCCGGGGCCTGGTTGGCCTCGCGGGTGTTCCCGCCGTCGAAGGTCACCAGGTCCGCGGCGTTGCCGGTGACCGGGGCGGTGGGCTGGAAGTTCCACTGGAAGCGGTAGTCCAGGACGACCGGCGCGTGGAAGGTCAGCTCCACCCCGGTGCGGACGTTGGGCTCGCCGGTGAGGTAGGGCACCTGGGCGCTGCTGGCGGTCCGGGCGGACTGGCCGTCGTCGAGGGTGATGGCGCGGGCGGCGTTGTCCGCGGCGACCTGGTCGAACTCCGGCGTGCCGGGGGCGGCGACGTCGCTCTCCTGGAGCAGCGGCCGGCCGACCCCGCCGGGGTAGGCGCCGTCCTGCTCGGCGGCGTAGGCCAGGGTCACCGAGCCGAAGGCGCTGGTGCCGAACCCGCCCAGGGCGTAGGTGTCGGAGACGACGTAGCCGGGCTCGGGCAGGACGAGCATGCCCTCGAAGGCCTCGCGGCGGTCCTCGGTGCGGGGCAGCGCGAACGGCACCGGCTTGACCGCCTCGGCGGGCTCGTCGAGGGTGACGGCGCCGCCGGCCCCGACGGTGATCTCGGTGAGCCCGTTGAACTCGGTGACCTGGCCGGTGACCTGGACCAGGTCGCCGGGCTCGACGGCGCCGACGGTGGCGGCGGAGAAGACGAAGACGGCGTCCGAGGCGGTGCGCCCGGCCAGGTCGGTGTCGCCGCCGGTGCCGGGGGTCTGCAGGTAGTAGCCGTCGAGGCCGCCGGTGGGGTAGGCGGCGGTGACGACGCCGGTGGTGGTGACCGTCTGCCCGACCAGCGGGCTGGCGTCCCCGGTGCCCTGGATCTCGGCGATGGTGTGGGTGTCCTCGCCGGGCTCGCCCGGCTCCCCCGGGCCGGGGCCGGGGGCGGTGTTGCGGGTGCCGAAGCTGGCGGCGGCCGGCCCGGTCCAGGTGCCCTCGACCCGCTGGAGGGACTGCCGGGCGGGTGTGCTGCTCGCCTCGGCGACGCCGATGTCGGTGCTGGTCAGCCCGTCGGCCGGGCCGCCGACGGCGGTGAAGGTGCCCTCGTAGGAGAGGAGCTCGACGACGGCGCCGGTGGCGTCGACGAGCGCGAGGCCGTCCGGGGCGCCGTTCTGGATGCCGTCGCGGGGGTAGTCCTGGACGAGGACGCCGGCCTCGGGCACGATGCCGGTCAGCGTCTTGGTGTCGTAGGCGGCGCCGGTGCTGCCGTTGTAGAGCACGAGCTGCCAGCCGGTCAGGTCGGTGCCCGCCGGGGCCTCGACCTCGACCGCCTCGCCGGTGTCGGCGCCGGCGTTGTCGTAGTGCAGCTCGCTGACGAAGACGTCGCCGTCCGGGACGAGCCGGGCGGCGGCGTCGGCGGGATCCGCGGCTGCGGCGCCGGGGTCGGTGCTGGCCGTGGCAGTGGGAGCCGCGGCGGTGGAGGGCTCGGCCGGCGCACCGGCGGCTGGGTCGGTCGTGGCGGGCGCAGCGGCGGCCGCGGCCGGGTCCTCGACGTCGGCGAACGCCGGCGCGGTGACCCCGACGCCGGCGAGCGCCACGGTGGTGAGCGCGGCGAGGGAACGCCAGACGGGCAGGCTTCCCCGGCTCCGGATGAGTGACATGAGACTCCTTGGCCCGTTCCAGCATGTGGTCGCAGCTGCACCGTACTGGTGAGCACCCAGATGCGGTAGGGGTCGACGAGACTGACCTACGTCGCTCGCGAGACGGTCGCGTGCCTCAGGTGCGTTCTGCTCGCGAACCGTGGCCGCGGTGGTGGGCTGGCCGGGGTCGGTGGGTCGTCGGTGGGTTCCCCGCCCAGCACCAGGGGATGGCCCCCGCCCCGAGAGATCCTTGCCCCGTTCCTGGCCGTGACCCGGGCCGCCCGCTACCGGCGGCAAGAGTGGCCACCCGGCCATCCCGGACCCTGCGCAGCGAGCCGCCCAACCGGTTCACGAACGCGGCCGGGACCCCGCCCCGAGTTCTTCCGGGTCGACCTGGTCTCCGCCCTAACGCCTCGGAGGTGCGGCTCCGGTGCGGGCTCTGGGCTCGTCGCCGGCCACCGTGGCGAGCGCCGCGATGACGAGCACGACGCCCGGCGCAAGGAAGTAGAAGCCGGTGCCCAGCCCTGTCACCAGTCCCCAGGCGATGACGACGATGGCAGCGAGATAGGTCGCGGCGGCCGCTCGGTGGTGGCGGAGGGTGAGCACCAGGACGGGAGCTGCCGCCAGGATCGGAATCCCGGCGAGGACGAGCGTGAACGCCCCGCCGTCCTCCCCGGAGATGACGCCGACGACGACCGCAACGACGATGGTGGCGGCCGCGGCCACGACGCGGAGTCCCGCGATGGGGCTTCTCGCGACCCGTTGCATCGTGCCCAGCCTCTCTGCCGATGAGCACCCGGGGGTCTGGCCGGCGGCCTCAGGCCGGGGTGGGCGCGCGCCGGGCGGACACCCGGCGCTCGACCAGGTGCGCCGCGGCGCCGACGGCCATGAGCAGCAGGCCGAAGAGCCAGACCCGGGCTGACTGCTGGCTGAGCAGCACCACGCAGGAGACCAGCGCCAGGACCGGCAGGGCGGTGGGCGCGGTGAAGTGCGGCGTGCTGACCCGGTCCCGGCGCAGGACGAGGACGGCGGCGTTGGTGGAGAGGAAGACGAACAGCAGCAGGAGCACCACCGTCTCGGCGAGCATCGCGAGGTCACCGACGAGGGCGAGGGCCACGGCGAGCGCCGTCGTCGTGACGATCGCCGCCCACGGCGTCCGCCGGCCGGGCAGGACGGCGGTGAGCGGCCGCGGGAGGAGCCCCTCCTCCGCCATCCCGTAGGCGAGCCGGCTGGACATGATCATGGTGAGCAGGGCCCCGTTGGCCACCGCCACCAGGGCCACCGCCGCGAACAGCGTCGACGGCACGGCCACGCCCGAGACGCGGACGACGTCGAGCAACGGGCTGGTCGAGCCGGCCAGGTCCCCCGGGGCGATGACGACGGCGGCTGCCACGGCGACGAGCAGGTAGATCAGCCCGGTGACGGCCAGCGCCCCGAAGAGGGCGCGGGGGTAGACCCGGCGGACGTCACGGACCTCCTCGGCGACGTTGGCGGAGGTCTCGAAGCCGACGAAGGAGTAGAACGCCACGATCGCCCCGCCGAGCACCGCGGCGGCCGGCCCGGTCTGCGGGGGCAGCTCGAGCAGGTGGCCGGGGTCGGCCCGGCCGGCGCCCGCCGCGATCCCGGCGACCACGACGACGAGGACCAGGCCGGAGACCTCGATGACCGTCATGACGACGTTGGCGCCCACCGACTCCTTGATGCCGCGGGCGTTGAGCGCGGCGAGCAGGAGCAGGAAGACCGGCGCCGCAACCGCCGTCGGGACGTCGAGGAAGACGCTCAGGTAGTCCCCGGCGAAGGCCACCGCGAGGCCGGCCGCGCTGGTGATGCCGGCGGCCAGCATGGCGAAGCCGACGAGGAAGGACAGCCACGGTCGGCCGAACGCCCGTTGCGCGAAGACGGCCGCGCCGCCGGCGCGCGGGTACTTCGTCACCAGCTCGGCGTAGCTGGCCGCGGTGAGCATCGCCATGGCGAGGGCGAGGAGCAGCGGCGCCCACATCGCCCCGCCGGCCTCCGCGGAGAGCACCCCGGCGAGGGCGTAGACCCCGGCGCCGAGCGTGTCGCCCAGGATGAAGAGGAACAGCAGGGGGCCGGTGATCCCGCGCCGCAGCCGGGTCTCGTTCTCGTCGCTCACCTCGTGAGGGTGCTGCCCCGGGTCGTCGGCGGCAACCGGGGGCGGTGGGTGCGGCGCCTGGCCCGGTCCGCCGGTACGGCAGACCCGGCCGCAGCCCGGCCATCGACAAGGCGCTCGGCTGCCAACGCTGGGCCGGAGCCGCCGCCAGCAACGGTGCGGTAGACCATCGCCATGGACATCGAGGACGTTCGCCGGCGCCTGGACGACTTCACCGCCGAGCGGGACTGGGCGAAGTTCCACACGCCTCGCAACCTCGCGCTGGCGCTCGTCGGCGAGGTCGGCGAGCTGGCCGAGCTGCTGCAGTGGCGCACCGACGCGGAGGTGCTCGAGTACGCCCGGACCCCGCACGGGGCGGAGGCGCTCGCCGACGAGCTCGCCGACATCCTGACCTACCTCGTCGAGCTGGCCGACGCCGTCGGGGTCGACCTCGGCGCTGCCGTGCACGCCAAGATCGACAAGAACGCCGCCAAGTACCCGGTGCACCTGGCCAGCGGCTCGAACGCGAAGTACACCGAGCTTCGCCGCGACGACGGCGGCGAGCCCGGCGACGACGACGGCTGAGCCGGCGGGCCGAGACCCTGACGGCGGCGTGAGGCGGCCGGCGGCGCGCCGCGTCTACCCGCCGGCCATCCGCGCCTCGAGCCGGTCCCGCACCGCCGGCCACTCCTCGGCGACCACGGAGAAGAGCACGGTGTCCCGGACGGTGCCGTCCGCGCGCCGCTGGTAGCGGCGCAACGTGCCCTCGTACCGCGCGCCCAGCCGGGCGATCGCCTGCTGGGAGCGGGTGTTGCGGACGTCGGTCTTGAGCTGGACCCGACCCGCCCCGAGGACCTCGAAGGCGTAGCCGAGCAGCAGGTGCTTCGCGTCGGGGTTGACGAGGCTGCCCCACACCGCGGGCGCGTAGGCGGTGCTGCCGATCTCGAGGCGGGCGTCGCGGACCGACACGTCGCGGTAGCTCGTCATGCCCACGACGGCGCCCGCGGCCTGGCCGCGGTAGGGCCTCCGCAGCCGCACCACCCAAGGAAAGACCCCGGCGTCGACTTGGCGCTTCTGCGCCTGGACGAACGCGGCGGCGTCGGCGGGGCGGCCGGTCATGTGCTGCCAGACGGCCTCCTCGTCCAGCGCCCGGAACACCGCCGGCCCGAGGGCTTCCGGCTCGAGGGGCACCAGCTCCACGACCCGTCCGGCGAGCCGGGCGTCCGGGGGCGGCGGCCAGGACATCGCCGGCCAGGGCCGGTCAGCGGGACGGGCGTCGGCGACGGGGACGAAGGGCGGTTCTTGGCTGGGCACGGCCACGACCGGCATGGTGGCACGGGCGCCGTCCCGCCGGTCCACCACCACCGACCACCGGGACCCGGGCCACCCACCCCCGACCGCGCAGCGTCACCCCACCACACTCGGCACCAGGCTGATCACGATGGCGAGCAGCCCGCCGGCGAAGAGGAACGACAGCAGGGTGTGCCCGAGCACCACCCGCCGGATCCCGCTGTCCTGCAGGTTCACGTCCGGCATGGCGGAGGTGACGCCGACCGTGAAGGCGACGTAGGCGAAGTCGGAGTAGCGCGGCGGCTCGTCCTGGTTGAAGTCGAGCCCGCCCTCGGGCTTGTCGTCGTAGTACATGTGCGCGTAGTGCAGTGCGAACACCGTGTTGACCAGCACCCAAGACAGGACGACCGAGGCGACGCCCAGGCCGATCGTCAGGCGTCTGGTCCCGGTGTCGGCGCTGCTGGAGCCGAGCAGCGCGTAGGTGGCCGCCGCGAACCCCGTCGCGGCCGCGACGACCATCACCGCAGCGACTGCGTTGCGCGAGGGATCCTCGCGCCGGGCCAGGGCCCGGGTGCCGGCCGCGTCGCGGGGCCAGCTGACCGACCACACCAGGGTGATGTACGTGGCCGCCGTCGCGTCCCAGGCCAGCAGGAGCCACAGCGGCGGCTCCACCAGCCGGACGGCGAGCGCGCCCACGGCCACGCCCACGACGACGGAGAGGAGCACCTGGCCGCCGGAGGACAGCGGCCAGCGCGGTCGCCTAGTCATCCGCGGCCCGCCCGGTCCGTGTGCCGGCTCCGTCCCGACGGCGCCCGGTCCCCCGTACCGGGCCCGTCCCGACGGCGCCCGGTCCCGGTGCCGGGCCCGTCCCGGCGGCGGCCGGCCTGGCCGGCCGGCCCCGTGCGCAGCTTCTCAACGAGCGCCCGACGGTGCCCGGCCGGGTCAGTCCTTCGGCGCCGCGGCGCGCAGCTTCTCGAGGAGGGGACCCGCCGCCTCGTCGAGGAACTGCTGCTGCCGCTGGTCACCGATCTGGACGAGCGCGATGTCGGTGAACCCGGCCTCCCAGTACGGGGCCACCTTCTGCACGACGGCGTCGAGGTCGGGTCCGCAGGGGATCGACGCCTGGATGTCCTCGGGCTTGACGAAGGAGGTCGCCCGGGTGAACGACTCCGTGCTCGGCAGGTTGGAGTTGACCGGCCAGCCGAGCCCGAACCAGCGGAACTGCTCGTGCGCCCGCTGCACCGCCGCGTCGGGGTCGGGGTCCCAGGAGATCGGGAACTGCCCGATCTTGCGCGAGGCCGGCAGGGCGGTCTCGTTGCGCACCGCGTCCCACTGCTGGACGAGGTTGCCCTTGGGCTCGGTGGCGATCAGGTGGTCCGCGATCGGGGCGAAGTTCTCGACGGCGCGGCGGCCGGAGACGGCGACGCCGACCTCCACCGGGGTGCCGGGGACGTCCCAGATCCGGGCGGAGTCCACCCGGAAGTGGTCGCCCTGGTAGCTCAGGAACTCGCCGGTG contains:
- a CDS encoding ExeM/NucH family extracellular endonuclease; its protein translation is MSLIRSRGSLPVWRSLAALTTVALAGVGVTAPAFADVEDPAAAAAAPATTDPAAGAPAEPSTAAAPTATASTDPGAAAADPADAAARLVPDGDVFVSELHYDNAGADTGEAVEVEAPAGTDLTGWQLVLYNGSTGAAYDTKTLTGIVPEAGVLVQDYPRDGIQNGAPDGLALVDATGAVVELLSYEGTFTAVGGPADGLTSTDIGVAEASSTPARQSLQRVEGTWTGPAAASFGTRNTAPGPGPGEPGEPGEDTHTIAEIQGTGDASPLVGQTVTTTGVVTAAYPTGGLDGYYLQTPGTGGDTDLAGRTASDAVFVFSAATVGAVEPGDLVQVTGQVTEFNGLTEITVGAGGAVTLDEPAEAVKPVPFALPRTEDRREAFEGMLVLPEPGYVVSDTYALGGFGTSAFGSVTLAYAAEQDGAYPGGVGRPLLQESDVAAPGTPEFDQVAADNAARAITLDDGQSARTASSAQVPYLTGEPNVRTGVELTFHAPVVLDYRFQWNFQPTAPVTGNAADLVTFDGGNTREANQAPDLTGGDLTVATFNVLNYFTTLGADLPGCEPYTDRAGNPISVAGGCDARGAWDAANLQRQQDKIVAAINALGADVVSLEEIENSAKFGKDRDAALAALVEALNAAAGPGTWAYAPSPATLPDLAEQDVIRTAFIYRPAAVALAGESVVLTGDPAFADAREPLAQAFTAVGSGYTFLAVANHFKSKGGDCDPEPVEGCFNAEREAQAAALVAFAEEVADDADTEDVLLLGDFNSYTEESPLDVLEAAGYTNVNAGRQEATYVYDGKVGSLDHVFVSGGAAEDVADVDVWGINAEESVLAEYSRYNYFASEHVTPGSPFRSSDHNPILVALDVPAAAPTVDISLLSINDFHGRIEADGQSAGGAVLACAVDHFRAENPNTLFVSAGDNIGASTFTSFVQQDQPTLDVLNAIGLDVSAFGNHEFDRGRADVENRVLGAADFPYIAANIVDDAGAPVYDPYHIEEVGGLRVGFVGAITEEMPTLVSPAGIEGLTFTDMGEAVNAYAAQLSDGDEANDEADVVVVLVHDGAPTPDLASADGTPFGDLVAGAHESIDAIISGHTHQAYVHDVDGRWVTQTGQYGEQLGHLTLTVDRATGEVTASTAENVDLVPEPGNPGATPPVPRQTFCPGDPEVQAIVDEAVAQAEVLGAVPLGEITADLNRARQSNGSENRGGESTLGNAVADVHLWAAQRTNAEADLAVMNPGGLRADLTYAESAGEGDGVVTYREAAVVQPFANTLVTTNLTGAQVEQVLEEQWQPAGASRPFLKLGVSAGLSYTYDPDAPVGERILSVTLDGEPLDPAATYTVVANSFLAGGGDNFTTLAEGTGTADTGQSDLAAMVDYLDEFGSLSPDYRQRAVGVNWVSDPAAEYAAGEEIAVDLSSLAFSTTEPKPETVTITLGGTAVGTAPVDLTIVDTTDEVGRAQVRVTVPEGLEGTVDLVVTDETTGTTVTLPVTVAGDEEPPEEPPSPIDEFFRWLGDLFRRLFPWFPWW
- a CDS encoding APC family permease; this encodes MSDENETRLRRGITGPLLFLFILGDTLGAGVYALAGVLSAEAGGAMWAPLLLALAMAMLTAASYAELVTKYPRAGGAAVFAQRAFGRPWLSFLVGFAMLAAGITSAAGLAVAFAGDYLSVFLDVPTAVAAPVFLLLLAALNARGIKESVGANVVMTVIEVSGLVLVVVVAGIAAGAGRADPGHLLELPPQTGPAAAVLGGAIVAFYSFVGFETSANVAEEVRDVRRVYPRALFGALAVTGLIYLLVAVAAAVVIAPGDLAGSTSPLLDVVRVSGVAVPSTLFAAVALVAVANGALLTMIMSSRLAYGMAEEGLLPRPLTAVLPGRRTPWAAIVTTTALAVALALVGDLAMLAETVVLLLLFVFLSTNAAVLVLRRDRVSTPHFTAPTALPVLALVSCVVLLSQQSARVWLFGLLLMAVGAAAHLVERRVSARRAPTPA
- a CDS encoding LysR family substrate-binding domain-containing protein; translated protein: MGDGEGRTPGAEPFRIRFVPGVTPDRWLRTWARRMPGSPLEAAPVTTAEQVAVLRSGEASMSLVRLPVDRAGLHVIPLYREVPVVVAAKEHPVAAFEEVDVADLAEEHLLQDPADVPEWRAVAREVRDGGRAPVAPMSVPAAVEVAASGAGILILPMSLARLHHRRDVVHRPVTGVAPSEVGLAWLAGNEDPRVETFVGIVRGRTERSSRGNQPPSPAATGTTAGREQAATAGREQAGRAPARRARPGRAGRPGGRGGHGRRRPR
- a CDS encoding YciI family protein; protein product: MKYVILIHSNPQPWGHPTGDFVTENRALPAEQREAMNTAFEALLTELQEKGELVGDEALGDPASSVLYRWHDGAPLPSDGPYSEAKEHLAGFFLIDVENVERAEEIAAQFAGPGETIELRPTMWPGGEEA
- a CDS encoding nucleotide pyrophosphohydrolase, whose product is MDIEDVRRRLDDFTAERDWAKFHTPRNLALALVGEVGELAELLQWRTDAEVLEYARTPHGAEALADELADILTYLVELADAVGVDLGAAVHAKIDKNAAKYPVHLASGSNAKYTELRRDDGGEPGDDDG
- a CDS encoding RNA polymerase sigma factor — its product is MARRRERGTGRPLSLAMHPNDVEDVWRHESPHVLAALLRRHGDLADCEDAAQEAAEAAARQWPRDGVPDNPRGWLVRVASRRLIDRVRADLARAAREEAVGRREAAADLVPAADAGVDADADRDDSLLLLLLCCHPSLSRPSQVALTLRSVAGLTAAQVAAAYLVPEPTMKQRLVRARATLREAGARFELPGPEALPARVAAVLDVCHLMFTEGYTRSGGTELVDTALAEEAIRLTRMLRTALPDHDEVTGALALMLLTSARTAARADAHGDLVPLAEQDRSRWDGARIREGTGLLEDVLPRGHVGRYQLQAAIAAVHAEAPTWAETDWLQITLLYAMLAEVAPGPAVTLNRAVAVAMTLGPTAGLDLIAPLLADPAMARHHRTHAVHAHLLEMTGEATAAAEAYARAASLTASLPEQRYLLARRRALTGGESPDAG
- a CDS encoding GNAT family N-acetyltransferase; amino-acid sequence: MAVPSQEPPFVPVADARPADRPWPAMSWPPPPDARLAGRVVELVPLEPEALGPAVFRALDEEAVWQHMTGRPADAAAFVQAQKRQVDAGVFPWVVRLRRPYRGQAAGAVVGMTSYRDVSVRDARLEIGSTAYAPAVWGSLVNPDAKHLLLGYAFEVLGAGRVQLKTDVRNTRSQQAIARLGARYEGTLRRYQRRADGTVRDTVLFSVVAEEWPAVRDRLEARMAGG